The Erinaceus europaeus chromosome 13, mEriEur2.1, whole genome shotgun sequence genome segment caccactcaattcTGGCTTTATGGTAATATTGGAAGTCTATTACTTataccattgtgctatttacctCAGCCCTTTGTTTCTGATGTGCTACTGGGGTCAGAACCCAGGATTTCCCTGTGTCCATacccacagagggataaagaataggaaagtttccagtggaaggggtgggatggagaactctggtggtgggaaatgtacccTTATTATCCAACAGAATTGTTCATAAttaaattgattaaaaaaaaaaaaaaaaaaaggatggcccctcctgggctggccttgctcccactgcactgccccttggtctggactagcTGTTGCTTTGGGCAGAGTGTTTGCAGTCTGCtcacaggatctgttcttgggagcttccttcccaggagctagagagaggcaggagacaggcttcactgggcagagcaccagggTTGTGTGGCTGAGACACCAGTTCCCTGGTGGGATGGCCACAGCGACAGAAAGGTCCTGAAGCTCTGCCTTTGTTCCCCTGTCTCTGCTATGGGTCGATCTTCTTCCatctcctgcactgctccaacccccttCTGGGAAAAATGATTTGAGCAGCTGTGCTGGGATGCTGGGTGGTGAGAAACCCGCTGGAATTCTCAGACTTCCAGGGTTGAAGCCCCattcgttccccacctgcatggggaagagaggtgaggcaggtctgcgggggtctctctttctctccgtgtctctatctcaccccttcctctcaatttctcattgtacTTTGAAATCTGAGAAAAATAGCAAATGGGAGGTTGTTAGGTGGCGGGAGGGGGTGTGAGCTATCAGCATCCCTgcgttcctagtgctggcacagagcctcagcaatccaCCTAGTGCTATCCAAACTGGAAAAGGGGGCTGGGGTAGATAccagaatggtgatgcaaagatactttcatgcctgaagttcagaagcgccaggttcaatgccctgcaccaccagaagccagaaattagcagtgctgtggtaaaaaaataatgatagataaataaataaatattttaaaacatctgttggaggccgggcagtagagcagcgagctaagtgcacatggtgcaaagtgtaaggaagggcataaggatcccggttcgagccccaacttcccacctgcaagagggtcgcttaaaaagcagtgaagcaggtctgcaggtgtctctctttattcttcccctttctgtcttccccatctctctagatttctctgtcctgtccagcaacaacaacaacagcaatgacaacaataacaaggacaacagaaatgggaaaaatagtgcaggcaccatcccccagtgataatccggagggggaaaaaaaaagatctgtttatgggagtagaggagatagcataatggtcatgcaaaatgaCATTCctccctgaggcttcaaaatcctaggttcaatcccctgtgccactataaaccagagctgctctgatctctctatatatctatccctctgattaaaataaattttttttttaagattcatggGCCTTGGTGGtgcagcacctggttgagtgctcacaccaatgtgtgcaaggacccaggctcaaggccccagtccccacctgcagggggaaaggtttgtgagtggtgacacagggctacaggtgtctttccctctctctctctctgtctgtctcccccttccctctcaatttctttttgtctatccaataataaataaagataaaaagtgaatgggggggagtcgggctgtagtgcagcgggttaagcgcaggtggcgcaaagcgcaaggaccggcgtaaggttcccagttcgagcccccagctccccacctgcaggggagtcgcttcacaggcggtgaagcagatctgcaggtgtctgtctttctctccccctcctctctccatttctctctgtcctatccaacaacgatgacatcaataactacaacaacgaaacaacaagggcaacaaaagggaatcaataaaatttaaaaaaaaaagcaggtctgcaggtgtctgtctttctttccccgtcttcccctcctctctccatttctctctgtcctgtctaacaacgatgacatcaataacaacaacaataataactacaacaataaaaaaaaacaagggcaacaaaagagaaaataaataaatataaaaaaaattttttttaataaaaaaaatgagtggaACCCAGGGGCCCCTCGTGGGACTTCAGAAGCCGCTGGCTTTACCACCctccattggaattagcagtaaaacctgtggCCTGAAGCCAGCTAGACTAGGGCCTGGGCCTAAAACACCCATCAGTAGAATTGgaagaagaaaaacctgtggccagaggcgaAAAGGAGTCATCCCCTAAGTGGTGgagagttggcctagctagcTAGCGCTCCAAATATCCaataaccatacaggtcaagaagaaaagaatgaagcATGCCTGCAACCTCCTAAGAGCCCTCCAGGCATTTAGGGTGTCTCGGCTAGCCTCCCTGCTCGAGAAGTACCTGAGGTGGACTGGCAGTCAGGGATGgcttcctgcaggagaggacagctgagctgagccttaaagtGCAACTGGGTGGTCCAGGGGAACTCGATGGAAGGTGGAGTGGTGTAGTGGTGCATCTCCTTCCTGTCTGTTTCCTCTCCCTGTATTTCACTCTAAactaaagaacagaactggagagatagaataatggctctgcaaaatctcatgcctgaggctctaagtacCCAAGttgaatctcccacaccaccagaaccacagctgagcagtgttctggtgaaaggatgaaagggaagaagggaggaagaaaggaaaggagggagggagaaaggacgaACTGGGTTGTCTTCCTCTATTTGTCTCAAATACCAAGGAACCAGAAACCCCCAGCACATCTGGCTGTAGACCAGTGACTCAAGATGTTCCTGATTCTTcaagcaggggcaggggggcTCTTTAATGAAGAGAGCTGCAATCTCTcgttgtggtgtgggggatggtgcaatggataagccactggactctcgagcatgtggtaaattcagtccctggcaccacgtatgccagagtgatgctctggttctctatttttcaatctctcctcctcctctctctctcatacataaataagaatactaaaaataataatggtccaggaggtaaattctcaagcatgaggtcctgagttctatccctggcatcacgtgtgcATGAGTCATGCTCTGACCCCCGCATattaataaagagataaaatcttttaaaaataattataaataaaaagactaagtcacaagagggagacagagctagagcattactctggcatacgTGGTGTCAGGGATAGAACTAACGCCctcagttaagcgcaggtggcacaaagcgcaaggaccaacgtgaggatcctagttcaaacccctggctccccacctacaggggagtcgcttcacaagcagtgaagcaggtctgcaggtgtctttctctccccctctctgtcttcccctcctctctccatttgtctctgtcctatccaacgacaatgacattaataacaacaataaaacaagggcaacaaaagggaatattaaaaaaaaaaaaaaaaactagagccctcgcccctgcaagtcctgtgctctacctgctgagtctcTTCACCAGCTGTCAAGCTCTCGTTTAATGAAATTCAAAGAAAGCACATATCTCATCCAAGATCACACAGGAAAGAGAGAGCAGTCTTCCATCCCCGGGCACAGAGCCAAGATGGCCGCATGAAGGCAAGCCTGGGGAGCTTCTGCTCAAGAgatctcttcaggtcctgatctTCTTGACCAGAAAGGCGATTCCAGAGAACAAGAAGAGCCTCAGAAAAGGGAAGGCAAAGTCTCCCATCCCCATCTGCGAATCTCTAACTTCTTTCTCAGGGGCAATggaatttattgttgtagttattactgttgtcgtcattgttggatatgacagagagaaatggagagaagaggggaaggcggggaaagaaagacagacacctgcagtggggagccagggcctcaaaccgtgatccttatgctggtccttgcgctttgtgccacgtgcgcttaacctgctgtgctacctcccgactcccagcaatggaattttcttagtatttaactagatttacttattattttattttttgtgtgggTATGTGTAAGAAAGATAGAAAGCCAGGAGTATACCACTCAGCTACCCCCAAGGCAATGGTATTTATAGCCTTGTGGGTATTTTCTGAGATACTTTAAGCATCAGCAGCAGTCCAGAAGCAGCACAGTGACTAGAGCACTGGATTTAAAATTacgtctcaaattcaatcccaggcagcacacatgccagagtgatggttagcttctctctttcctctctctggagTTACTACTAATTGCTTAAGAAGTACATAGAAACTTTAACATTCATCAATTAAACACAGATGTCTTTTCTTAACATAATGGCGTTCCCACTATaatggattttacttttttttctacttaataTTGTCATCAGGATCTTTGCCAGTTAATAACATCTAAActtgaaggctggggagatagcttaatgtttatgtaaaaaacTTTCATGCGAGAGTTGGGcccgcacagcgggttaagtgcaggtggcgcaaagcgcaagggctggcataaggatccccattcaagccccggctcttcacctgcaggggagtcacttcacaggtgtctatctttctctcctcctctctccatttctctctgtcctatccaacaacgacatcaataacagcaacaataaaaaacaagggcaacaaaagggaaaataaaaataaaaaagccttcatgcctgagattccaaggcttcaggttgaatccccagctctccagcgtgtgagctgagtagtgctctggtctcactctggtttttttgtttatctactttttttttttttaaccagagccttgctcaaccCTGCATCACAGTGAGGCAGGaaattcagagcttcaggtagaagagtctctttgcatcaatattatatctacccctgcccatctcactctctctgtatctttctgaatctctagctttcattactaagcatagcaataaaataaaatgtgataaaatagtaagaaaataaggagagcttgggcagaagtgactgcctaaaagttatcatctttctgtcttcATACCCATCTCTCCTCACAAAAGataaaaagtaatgaaaaataaaaatatttttaaaagaagcccttgggctgggagacagcgtagacatctgtatctctctctcttcatagataaatataataatacaataaaactatttaaaataagagggcagggatagacagcataatggttagcaaaaatactctcatgcctaaggctccaaggtcccaggttcaaacccccacacaaacataagccagaactgatcagtgtcctggttaaaatgaagaagaggaagaggaaaaagaagaaacataccTTGTGTGACCTATAtttgaaataagaaaatatttaaaataagaaaaaaaaaacaaaaacacccaggATCTCTCAtacactactccaccacttcttttttaaacagGAGTCATCCTGACAGATATAAGGCTATCGTTTTATTGTGACTTTTACATTTTCCTAGTGATTCTGTTGGTGTTGAATCTCTTATATGTTTATTGGTCTATATAGTTTAAGCACAAAagcaattttatattttaaaagtaaagtcttcttagtttatgatggtgcgagggactgaacttgggatcttagagcctcaggcatgagtcttttatataaccattatgctgtcttccagcTCCAAAATAAactcaatttttaaaactttggagccccaggcatgaaagtcttttttgaaaAGCCATTACATTATCTCCCCTGCCATCAAAATACTTCATTTCTGTTTTTGAGAAAGTCACTTTTCTAAATCAACTAAAACCATCAAGACTGCATTTATACAGTCAAAACCTTCATCCAAACCATGAAGCTACAAAACTGGAAGCCCCAAAACAGTAGGTGGTGACAGAAATAAAGATTCCCTTATGATGAGGAAAATGTCACGTTCGCCCCCTGGTGACAAGTTAGGGAGATAATAGAAAAAGCATACATTCTGGAAAGAAAGGCACAGCCACTATTAGTCAAGCACACAATCTAACACAGATCAATCAAAATAGTTTATTCagagacagttaaaaaaaaaaaaagactcatttgAGGCGGGAGTAAATGTGTCACAGCCTTTGCTAAGGAATTCTGATATGAAGGTACCTTGGGAATAATCATCAGTGTGAGTGGCTTGGGGAATGCTAATCTTTGACAGTCAATGTATCCACAAAAAGCTTGTTTCATCTTATTTAGCAAAcctgaagcataaggacctttAAGTTGTGTGTCTCAGGTCCTTCCTGATCTCTATAAATATACCAAAATCTCTTAACTGTGAAGTTAAAAAGGAAGCCCATATCATGTAAGTCAGAGGGTAGCAGTTGTGACTTTTACTGTTCTTAGCTCCTTTAAGACCTCTATTATGTAAATTCAAGATACTTTCTGATTTCCAAGCCTTCCcaagcaaaataataatgattgttATAATGATGTTTGATCCTGTTAGGCCCTGTGTCTGCTAATTTTTCTGACTTCTTGCTCTTGTGTCTTCTCCCACTCACAATCCCGACGGCTCTAGTTTGCCATCTTTTCATAGAGCAACAAGTTTGAAAACGAACACCCCATAAACATGGTTGTCTTCACCACACACCAGATACAGAAAACTGACTAAATAAATATCTCAGGGTATGTATACTCCAGTAGGTGGCACTCTGGAACAAGAGGTTTATGGAACCAAAGCCACGGATAACAAGTCCCAGATCTTCCTGCTCTAGCAGGTTGACCTCCACAGTCAGCAACAGCCTAAGCTTTTTGACGCACCTGAGCAGTGCCAGACTACCCAAATGTTAAGGGTTGGACGCTTTTCTGCTGTTCTTTGTGCAGCTGCTGAGCACGATTTTTTAGCAACTCAGCTTTGGCTTCGTCCTTATCCACACCATCCCCCAGCCTATACATGCGGCTGGCATTGGCACAGGCCCAGAAATGGCCCAGGTCACAAGCTTTCATTGCATATTGACATGCCAGGCCCATGTCTTTGGGAAATTCAGGGGCACCCTGGAGGAACATGGTACTGAGATTAAAGCAGCTAGAGGCAAAGTTGCTCTCACAGGCCTTTGTGTAGTAGTCTCTGGCCTTGCCCAGATTGGGCTGACCATCTTCATTGACCTGTCCATCATGTACCAAGAGACCAAGGTTGTGACATGCCTGCACAGACTTCTTTCCGGGTTTCTCACATGCCATCCGAAAGCAATCAGAGGCAGTTTTCAGGTTCTGGGTCAATCCAcctgaaagggaagaaaagaaagttatAAACCCAAGCAAGGGAAGAATCTGAAGGTTCTGAACCTGAATGTTCAAAATTAGGAAACAATTGCTAGATGAAGTTCACACTTTAGCTTCATAATGGGAAAGTAGTAGGGCACAGACCTTCCAGCATTTTTCATtacggaacttttttttttttttttaattttacttatttattattgtatagaaacaagagaggaattgagaagggaggaggagacagagggggagagagacagagagacacctgcagccctacttcaccactcatgaagcttgccccccgcaggtggggaccaggggcttgaacctaggtccttgagcactataatgtgtgctcttaaccaggtgtaccaccacctggtccccactatGGAACCTTTTATATGGGGCCAggaggcagcacacctggttaagcactcacattatagtgcacaaggacccaggtttaagttcttagtccccacctgcagggggaaaacttcactctgtctctttccttctttctctctcactcccctctcagtttccatctctatccaataataaataagtaaatcagaaatttaaaaaagaaacttttgtcCAGATGGAATATTATAAAGAATTCCAAAACAAgtaagaaaaaggtaaaaagtGGGAATGAAATTTACCTCATGGGATTACAGAAGGAATACGGCACTACAAGCCCTTCAATAAATGATCGCTAGTCTAGAAACATACCATAGTGTAATGTGTCAAACTGATGAATTAAAGGCAAATtctggctggcaagatagctcacctggacagtgtgtttACTTggtcatgtgcacagcccaggttcagcccagcccccaatacaCTGGCGAAAACTTAGGTGCTGTGGccatctctccttctgtctgtatctatcctTTTCAGGGTAAATAAAATTGACTTGGAGTATTGAAGtaccagtgacaacaacaaaacaatgataaataaaaggCAATGTTTCAACTATCAGATTCAAACCATTtcccttgtgttttctttttttgcctccagggttatcgctggggcttggtacctgcactacaaatccactggaggATTTgtaatggaggccattttttcccttttgttgcccttgtcgcttattattgttgtagttactattgttgttattattgctgtcattgttggataggacagagagaaatcgagagaggaggggaagacagagaaaggaggaaagagagataagacaactgcagacctgcttcactgcttgtgaagtgactcccctgcaggtagggaactgggggcttgaaccggaatccttaaaccggtccttgcactttgtgccatgtgcacttaacccactgcactactgaaaccccccccccttgTGTTTTCTTAAGTATTTTGTCTTTTCATAAttaggaaagtgttttacagtggtagctgcctgaggctcccagtgtcTCAAGTACTGGAGTGACCCCCTGGCTGCAAGCtcgctcgctctcgctctctctctctccccactccaatGCAAACCTCTCATGTTCctctaatataaaataaagaaaaaaattttttttttctttttaataaacaaacagtggcctggaaggtggtgcaatgACTGGAGTGTTGGACTTGAAAActtaaggtcccagattcaactccaggtactgcatgtgccagggtgatgatctggttctctctctcatgcccactagtaaataaataaaatctttaaaaatagcaaAT includes the following:
- the LOC103123796 gene encoding cytochrome c oxidase assembly factor 7, whose product is MAGLVDFQDEEQVKSFLENMKVECNYHCYHEKDPEGCYRLVDYLEGIQKNFDEAAKVLKFNCEENKHSDSCYKLGAYYLTGKGGLTQNLKTASDCFRMACEKPGKKSVQACHNLGLLVHDGQVNEDGQPNLGKARDYYTKACESNFASSCFNLSTMFLQGAPEFPKDMGLACQYAMKACDLGHFWACANASRMYRLGDGVDKDEAKAELLKNRAQQLHKEQQKSVQPLTFG